In bacterium, the following are encoded in one genomic region:
- a CDS encoding UDP-N-acetylmuramoyl-tripeptide--D-alanyl-D-alanine ligase, whose product MHAFLRKTVVAILTAEAQLLLKRKNPKIIAVTGSAGKTSTKDAIFCVLSENGRFVRKSEKSYNSELGVPLTILGLESGWGSAWRWLLNIVYGFMAAVSRAPYPDWLVVEVGADRPGDIRTIAKWLRPDVAVITSIPDIPVHVEYFNSPHALAEEKKRLAEHLKHDGILIINGDEVHTQRILEEYREISTSFGFDGFNAFVAADAGIQYQDKHPVGMHFYSEHSGSRIEVSVFGALGKPRIYSALAALAVAEVAGIAQESAAEALARWAPPPGRMRLLDGVRGSLLIDDTYNSSPAAAMSALDTLKELKGFKRKIAILGDMLELGRFSKEAHKQIGEHATKCADMLITVGFRAKGISEAALDIGMPEAQLRQYDQGESVRAGQEIEHDLDSDTVVLIKGSQSMRMEKTVFELMQDPMKAEKLLVRMDPDWKLR is encoded by the coding sequence ATGCATGCATTCCTGAGGAAGACGGTCGTCGCGATACTCACGGCCGAGGCGCAGCTCCTCCTCAAGCGCAAGAACCCGAAGATCATCGCGGTGACCGGCAGTGCGGGGAAGACCTCGACCAAGGATGCGATCTTCTGCGTGCTTTCCGAAAACGGCCGCTTCGTGCGCAAGAGCGAGAAGAGCTATAACTCCGAGCTCGGCGTGCCGCTCACCATCCTCGGACTCGAGAGCGGATGGGGGTCGGCGTGGCGTTGGCTTCTCAATATCGTGTACGGATTCATGGCGGCAGTTTCGCGCGCACCCTATCCGGATTGGCTCGTCGTCGAAGTCGGGGCCGACAGGCCGGGGGATATACGCACGATCGCCAAATGGCTCCGTCCGGACGTTGCCGTCATCACCTCCATTCCGGATATCCCGGTGCACGTCGAATATTTCAATTCGCCGCATGCGCTCGCCGAAGAGAAGAAGCGTCTTGCAGAACACCTGAAGCACGACGGCATCCTCATCATCAACGGCGATGAGGTGCATACGCAGCGCATCCTTGAGGAATATCGTGAGATATCGACCAGCTTCGGCTTCGACGGCTTCAATGCGTTCGTCGCTGCGGATGCAGGCATCCAGTATCAGGACAAGCATCCGGTCGGCATGCATTTCTATTCGGAACATTCCGGCTCGCGCATCGAAGTGAGCGTCTTCGGCGCGCTCGGCAAGCCGCGTATCTACAGCGCGCTCGCCGCGCTCGCCGTCGCGGAAGTCGCGGGCATCGCACAGGAATCCGCCGCAGAAGCATTGGCGCGTTGGGCACCGCCGCCGGGCCGCATGCGATTGCTTGACGGGGTCCGCGGCTCGCTCCTCATCGACGATACCTACAACTCCTCGCCGGCTGCGGCGATGTCGGCGCTCGATACCCTGAAGGAATTGAAGGGCTTCAAGCGCAAGATCGCGATCTTGGGAGATATGCTCGAGCTCGGTCGCTTCTCGAAGGAGGCGCACAAACAGATAGGCGAGCACGCGACGAAATGCGCCGACATGCTCATCACGGTGGGCTTCCGCGCGAAGGGTATCAGCGAAGCAGCGCTGGACATCGGCATGCCGGAGGCGCAGCTGCGTCAGTACGATCAAGGTGAGAGCGTGCGTGCGGGGCAGGAGATCGAACACGATCTCGACTCCGATACCGTCGTCCTCATCAAGGGCTCGCAATCGATGCGTATGGAGAAGACCGTCTTCGAACTCATGCAGGACCCGATGAAAGCCGAGAAGCTCTTGGTACGCATGGATCCGGACTGGAAACTGCGCTAG